TTGCTCCCAGTTGTCGCGAGGGTGATGAGTGGGTCGAATCACAATCTGGTCCGACTCAACGGCCATCTCAACTTCCTCACCCAAGTCGAGTTGCTCTACCCAGACTTTCGGGATACGAACACCATGCGAATTGCCGATCTTGATTATCCGAGCTTTCAGGACTGTACTCATGGGGCACCTCGGGTTACTCGCCTGTAATTATACTTAAAGGTTGCTCGAAACTTTAGAGCTCATCTCAAACTCCTTATATGGCAAGCAGTTTGAAGTCTGG
The sequence above is drawn from the bacterium genome and encodes:
- a CDS encoding AbrB/MazE/SpoVT family DNA-binding domain-containing protein → MSTVLKARIIKIGNSHGVRIPKVWVEQLDLGEEVEMAVESDQIVIRPTHHPRDNWEQQFSEMAAQGDDQLLDQPTPTRWDQDEWEW